Proteins found in one Rahnella aceris genomic segment:
- a CDS encoding TetR family transcriptional regulator, whose amino-acid sequence MVNLCGENVVNEEDKTLSSQSSPAPGRKNDPIGLRQRIFDSALAEFAESGLMGARMENIASNASTTKRMVVYHYKTKEALYMLVLEHVYRGIRQHELELDLSSLPPAEAIVKLVEASFDFHVSHPEFIRIVSTENMLRGRFIRQSTSIREINKTALTLLEDILERGKQSHLFKEDAQARDVHRLISSLCVHQVANQYTFGALFENPDEVDLQTAHYRQLAVQVALRYVMK is encoded by the coding sequence ATGGTTAATCTCTGTGGCGAGAATGTGGTTAATGAAGAGGATAAGACGCTGAGCAGCCAAAGTTCCCCGGCGCCGGGACGTAAAAATGATCCGATAGGACTCAGGCAGCGCATTTTCGACAGCGCTCTGGCTGAATTCGCTGAATCCGGTCTGATGGGCGCGCGCATGGAAAATATCGCCTCCAATGCCAGCACCACGAAACGTATGGTGGTCTACCACTATAAGACCAAAGAAGCCCTGTACATGTTGGTTCTGGAACACGTTTATCGCGGTATTCGCCAGCACGAGCTGGAGCTGGACTTATCTTCGTTGCCACCTGCGGAAGCGATCGTCAAACTGGTAGAAGCCAGCTTCGATTTCCATGTCTCACACCCGGAATTTATCCGTATTGTATCGACAGAAAACATGCTGCGCGGCCGCTTTATCCGCCAGTCCACCAGCATCCGTGAGATCAACAAAACGGCATTAACGCTGCTGGAAGATATCCTTGAACGCGGCAAACAAAGCCATCTGTTTAAGGAAGATGCGCAGGCGCGCGACGTTCACCGCCTCATCAGCAGCCTGTGTGTGCACCAGGTCGCCAACCAATATACGTTCGGCGCTTTGTTTGAAAATCCGGATGAGGTGGATTTACAGACCGCCCATTACCGGCAGTTGGCCGTACAGGTCGCGCTGCGCTATGTGATGAAATAA
- a CDS encoding 4'-phosphopantetheinyl transferase family protein: MTDAEPDTHRLPQEIVLFAKHLSEKQRKRFLNGRVLLAEMIFYLYGIAELPSVITLPSGRPSFESPDLPDFSLAYAGSTVGVLISSEGKVGLDLEIIHARSALVNQQQQLQLSAVEKTWIAMQSDPVESSLQLWCIRQSMLKMSGLNDQSPLTLSLNPASGRLRSTVTPEAQVMSDIEGSIIWSCAQSPSIIRLQCWRYEPENGFTRTQTLATDQQSESPHFMKFISLPPAK, translated from the coding sequence ATGACGGATGCAGAACCGGATACACACCGGTTGCCGCAAGAGATCGTATTATTTGCAAAACACCTTTCCGAAAAACAGCGCAAGCGTTTCTTAAACGGCCGCGTTCTGCTGGCAGAAATGATTTTCTATCTCTATGGAATCGCGGAACTTCCCAGCGTCATCACGTTACCTAGCGGTCGTCCGAGTTTTGAATCCCCTGATTTGCCTGATTTCAGTCTGGCGTATGCAGGAAGTACCGTCGGTGTTTTAATCAGCAGCGAAGGGAAAGTCGGCCTCGATCTCGAAATCATTCATGCCCGCAGTGCGCTGGTGAATCAGCAACAGCAATTACAGCTTTCTGCGGTGGAGAAAACCTGGATTGCTATGCAATCCGATCCGGTGGAATCCTCTCTGCAACTGTGGTGTATCCGCCAGAGCATGCTGAAAATGTCCGGCCTGAACGATCAGAGTCCGCTTACGCTCAGCCTGAATCCCGCTTCTGGTCGTTTACGGTCTACCGTAACGCCCGAGGCGCAGGTGATGAGCGACATTGAAGGTTCCATTATCTGGTCATGTGCGCAGTCACCCTCGATTATCCGTTTGCAGTGCTGGCGTTACGAACCTGAAAACGGCTTCACCCGCACACAAACCCTGGCCACAGACCAGCAATCTGAATCACCACACTTCATGAAATTCATCAGCCTGCCACCCGCTAAATAA
- a CDS encoding LysR substrate-binding domain-containing protein: MDKLRNIEVFISVVETGNFSTAAEKLGISAVMVGKHIQQLEKYLNARLLQRTTRKQSLTDAGEVFYENGKRVLEQMKFTESAMESLQSVPTGLLRISAPVSLGSSVVAPMLARYLQKHPKVNVELILSNARVDLIAEGFDAAIRIGEIGDDRLVAKPLNPYEMVICASADYLQRFGTPATPEDLKTHPCLVHTVWNQSEGWHLANAERTTSAWPVNSRYVSNDGHALRAAALEGAGLLLQPKVLLAEDIASGKLIPVLESFIPKPRAVHLVYLPDFRPRAKLTSLINFMTEHAFY, from the coding sequence GTGGATAAGTTGCGGAATATCGAGGTCTTTATCAGCGTGGTAGAAACCGGGAATTTCAGTACAGCAGCGGAAAAGCTGGGGATTTCAGCAGTGATGGTCGGCAAGCATATTCAGCAGCTGGAAAAGTATTTGAATGCCCGCCTGTTGCAACGCACCACACGCAAGCAAAGCCTGACGGATGCCGGTGAAGTGTTTTACGAGAACGGAAAACGGGTGCTGGAGCAGATGAAATTCACCGAAAGCGCGATGGAAAGCCTGCAAAGCGTGCCGACCGGACTGCTGCGGATCAGCGCACCCGTATCACTCGGCTCCAGCGTGGTGGCGCCGATGCTGGCCCGTTATCTGCAAAAACACCCGAAAGTAAACGTGGAACTGATACTGAGCAACGCCAGGGTAGATTTGATCGCAGAGGGTTTTGACGCGGCGATCCGTATTGGCGAAATTGGCGATGACCGGCTGGTCGCCAAGCCGCTGAACCCTTATGAAATGGTGATCTGCGCTTCTGCAGATTATTTACAGCGTTTCGGCACGCCCGCGACGCCGGAAGATCTGAAAACGCACCCGTGCCTGGTGCATACCGTCTGGAATCAGAGTGAAGGCTGGCATCTGGCGAATGCAGAGCGCACCACGTCAGCGTGGCCGGTTAACAGCCGCTATGTATCCAACGACGGTCATGCGCTGCGCGCTGCCGCACTGGAAGGCGCCGGTTTGTTGCTGCAACCCAAAGTGTTACTGGCCGAAGATATCGCCAGCGGAAAACTGATCCCGGTACTTGAGTCTTTTATCCCGAAACCCCGGGCAGTGCATCTGGTTTATCTGCCCGATTTCAGGCCGCGCGCCAAACTGACCAGCCTGATTAACTTCATGACTGAACACGCCTTTTACTGA
- the yieH gene encoding 6-phosphogluconate phosphatase, whose protein sequence is MSQVECVFFDCDGTLVDSELLCCEAYVEMFAHFGVTVSFDEMYKKYKGVKLYEIVAIVNKEHGIDVPKEEMEVVFRQHVARLFDSKLEPIDGARELLEQITVPMCVVSNGPVTKMQHSLGLTGLLPFMGDKLFSGYDLQRWKPDPAVLYKAADVMNVPVENCILVEDSVAGAQAGITAGIPVFYYCADPHNPPLDHPLVTTFHDMRELPGIWREMGYQVTR, encoded by the coding sequence ATGTCACAGGTTGAATGTGTCTTTTTTGATTGCGACGGTACGCTGGTGGACAGTGAATTGTTGTGCTGCGAAGCCTATGTCGAAATGTTCGCGCATTTTGGTGTGACGGTTTCATTCGACGAAATGTATAAGAAATACAAAGGCGTCAAACTTTACGAAATCGTCGCGATCGTCAATAAAGAGCACGGTATCGACGTGCCGAAAGAAGAAATGGAAGTCGTGTTTCGCCAGCATGTTGCCCGTCTTTTCGACAGCAAACTTGAACCTATTGACGGCGCACGCGAGTTACTGGAACAAATCACCGTGCCGATGTGTGTCGTCTCAAACGGACCGGTCACCAAAATGCAGCACTCTCTCGGCCTGACCGGATTGCTGCCTTTTATGGGGGATAAGTTATTCAGCGGCTATGATTTACAGCGCTGGAAACCCGATCCTGCCGTCTTGTACAAAGCAGCCGACGTCATGAACGTGCCGGTGGAAAACTGCATTCTGGTAGAAGATTCCGTGGCAGGCGCACAGGCCGGGATCACCGCAGGCATCCCGGTGTTTTACTACTGCGCCGATCCGCATAACCCGCCGCTGGATCACCCGCTGGTGACCACTTTCCACGACATGCGCGAACTGCCGGGGATCTGGCGGGAGATGGGGTATCAGGTCACTCGCTGA
- a CDS encoding methyl-accepting chemotaxis protein encodes MLKTTQSRFIALISLFFIVLIIVTLIVIQVYIAPQLKQTESNLVANQVDDVAVAINDRLNKVESQVRTITQTVAQMDSDSIDRLLPALVDQYGDSAVFGGGIWPLPNQRDPAKIKFSTFFARNNNNQLTVNTFWNSAESPNYFDQSWYLAASKGEKGQCVWAPAYFDDASTQPRTNCAMPIYKDDKQWGVATIDVTLGFFNQLVTEMEKKVHARIYIVEKDGTIVGTSHSTDEKLPKLASLGETSPLAMQIRKSLDQINGQASLVADYDNDGTSHTMFMSNIQGPWFIATDMPTSQLLARSHSILTSLGLVQIPMVLLLLIVLIAAIKIFMRQLAALNKNIAQLSAGGADLTRRLPESRSPEFNQINQNFNGFLSFLQSILRQVGDSSLAITSASRQIASGNLDLSARTEEQASSIVETAASMEQLTSTVKQNAANAEGANQLARDASAVAGRGSDVVKQVVETMGSITRSSHKIVDIISVIDGIAFQTNILALNAAVEAARAGEQGRGFAVVASEVRSLAQRSATSAREIKKLIEDSVADIATGSELVATAGTTMDEVMGGVNNVATLMNEIMSSSQEQSLGIEQVNVAITQLDNATQQNAALVEQVSAAAQAMQDQTVQLETVVAGFKL; translated from the coding sequence ATGTTAAAAACGACGCAATCCCGCTTTATCGCATTGATCAGCTTGTTTTTTATTGTGCTGATCATCGTTACGCTTATCGTGATCCAGGTGTATATCGCTCCCCAGCTGAAACAGACAGAAAGTAATCTGGTTGCTAATCAGGTGGATGATGTCGCGGTGGCAATTAATGACCGCCTGAATAAAGTTGAGTCACAGGTTCGCACCATTACCCAGACTGTTGCACAAATGGACAGCGACAGTATCGATCGTTTACTTCCGGCACTGGTTGATCAGTACGGTGACTCTGCCGTGTTTGGCGGCGGGATCTGGCCTCTGCCGAACCAACGCGATCCGGCCAAAATCAAATTCAGCACCTTCTTTGCCCGTAATAATAATAATCAACTGACGGTCAATACTTTCTGGAACAGCGCCGAATCCCCAAACTATTTCGATCAGTCGTGGTATCTGGCGGCATCAAAAGGTGAAAAGGGTCAGTGTGTCTGGGCGCCTGCTTATTTCGATGACGCCAGCACCCAGCCGCGGACTAACTGTGCGATGCCGATTTACAAAGATGATAAGCAATGGGGCGTCGCCACCATTGACGTCACACTGGGGTTCTTTAACCAGCTGGTGACAGAGATGGAGAAAAAGGTTCACGCCAGGATTTATATCGTGGAAAAAGACGGCACCATCGTCGGTACCAGTCATTCCACGGATGAAAAACTGCCGAAACTGGCCTCACTGGGCGAAACTTCTCCGCTGGCGATGCAGATCCGCAAAAGTCTGGATCAGATCAACGGGCAGGCGAGTCTGGTGGCTGACTACGATAATGACGGCACGTCGCATACCATGTTTATGAGCAACATTCAGGGGCCGTGGTTTATCGCCACCGACATGCCGACCAGTCAGTTACTGGCGCGCAGCCACAGCATTCTGACGAGTCTCGGACTGGTTCAAATCCCGATGGTCTTGCTGTTGCTGATCGTTCTGATCGCCGCGATTAAAATTTTCATGCGCCAGCTGGCGGCACTGAATAAAAATATCGCCCAGCTTTCTGCGGGCGGTGCCGACTTAACCCGGCGCTTACCGGAAAGCCGCAGCCCTGAGTTCAATCAGATCAACCAGAACTTCAACGGTTTCCTGTCTTTCCTGCAATCCATTCTGCGTCAGGTTGGCGACAGCAGTCTGGCTATCACTTCGGCTTCGCGCCAGATTGCCAGCGGTAACCTGGACTTGTCAGCACGAACCGAAGAACAGGCCAGCTCGATTGTCGAAACGGCAGCCTCAATGGAACAGCTGACCAGCACCGTGAAACAGAACGCTGCCAATGCGGAAGGGGCTAACCAGTTGGCCCGTGATGCCTCGGCTGTTGCCGGGAGGGGCTCGGACGTGGTGAAACAGGTGGTTGAGACCATGGGCTCGATCACCCGCTCTTCACATAAAATCGTCGATATCATCAGCGTGATCGACGGCATCGCTTTCCAGACCAACATTCTGGCGCTGAATGCGGCGGTTGAAGCGGCGCGTGCCGGTGAACAGGGACGCGGTTTCGCCGTTGTGGCATCCGAAGTGCGCAGTCTGGCACAGCGCTCAGCCACTTCCGCGCGTGAAATCAAAAAGCTGATCGAGGATTCTGTGGCGGATATCGCCACCGGCAGCGAACTGGTGGCGACCGCCGGAACGACGATGGATGAAGTCATGGGTGGCGTGAACAACGTGGCGACGCTGATGAACGAAATCATGTCTTCCAGTCAGGAGCAAAGTCTGGGCATTGAGCAGGTAAATGTGGCTATCACGCAGCTGGATAACGCCACGCAGCAGAACGCCGCGCTGGTGGAACAGGTTTCTGCCGCTGCGCAGGCGATGCAGGATCAGACCGTTCAGCTGGAAACCGTGGTAGCAGGCTTTAAGCTCTGA
- a CDS encoding NADPH-dependent FMN reductase, translated as MSAQPLKFVTLLGSLRKASYNGMVARTLPKVAPEGISIEALPSIGTLPLYDADIQQEEGFPADVEAIAEQIRQADGVIIVTPEYNYSVPGGLKNAIDWISRLPNQPLAGKPVLIQTSSMGPVGGARCQYHLRQILVFLDAMVMNKPEFMGGVIQNKVDEQIGEVIDQGTLDFLRGQLTAFADYTRRVSQ; from the coding sequence ATGTCAGCTCAACCACTGAAGTTTGTCACACTGTTAGGCAGTCTTCGTAAAGCGTCTTACAACGGAATGGTCGCCCGCACATTGCCAAAAGTGGCACCAGAGGGCATCAGCATTGAGGCGTTGCCTTCCATCGGTACACTGCCGCTCTATGATGCAGATATTCAGCAGGAAGAAGGCTTTCCGGCGGATGTTGAAGCGATTGCGGAACAAATCCGTCAGGCGGATGGCGTCATTATCGTCACGCCGGAGTATAACTACTCCGTTCCGGGCGGCCTGAAAAATGCGATCGACTGGATTTCCCGCCTGCCGAATCAGCCACTGGCCGGTAAGCCCGTGCTGATCCAGACCAGTTCAATGGGTCCGGTCGGCGGGGCACGTTGTCAGTATCATCTGCGTCAGATTCTGGTGTTCCTGGATGCGATGGTGATGAATAAACCCGAATTTATGGGGGGTGTGATCCAGAATAAAGTGGATGAGCAAATCGGCGAAGTCATCGACCAGGGGACGCTCGATTTCCTGCGCGGCCAGCTGACGGCATTTGCCGACTATACGCGCCGCGTCAGCCAATAA
- the phoU gene encoding phosphate signaling complex protein PhoU has protein sequence MDNLNLNKHISGQFNAELEHIRTQVLAMGGLVEQQLTDAITAMHNQDAELAQRVIKGDDKVNLMEVAIDEACVRIIAKRQPTASDLRLVMAIIKTISELERIGDVADKICRTALEKFSHLHQPLLVSLESLGRHTVEMLHDVLDAFARMDLDEAVRIYREDKKVDQEYEGIVRQLMTYMMEDPRTIPSVLTALFCARSIERIGDRCQNICEFIFYFVKGQDFRHVGGDALDKLLTDGKDVPKE, from the coding sequence ATGGACAACCTGAACTTAAACAAACACATTTCTGGCCAGTTCAATGCTGAGCTTGAACATATCCGTACGCAGGTTCTGGCGATGGGCGGCCTGGTTGAGCAACAACTGACTGACGCCATCACGGCGATGCACAATCAGGATGCCGAACTGGCGCAACGCGTCATCAAAGGTGATGACAAAGTTAACCTGATGGAAGTGGCGATCGACGAAGCTTGTGTGCGCATCATTGCCAAGCGCCAGCCAACCGCCAGCGATTTACGTTTGGTGATGGCGATTATCAAAACCATTTCTGAACTCGAGCGTATCGGTGACGTGGCAGATAAAATCTGCCGCACGGCGCTGGAAAAATTCTCACATTTGCATCAGCCGTTGCTGGTCAGCCTGGAATCGCTGGGCCGCCATACCGTAGAGATGCTGCATGATGTGCTGGATGCATTTGCGCGTATGGATCTTGACGAAGCGGTGCGTATTTACCGTGAAGATAAAAAAGTGGATCAGGAATATGAAGGCATTGTGCGCCAGCTGATGACCTACATGATGGAAGATCCACGCACGATTCCAAGCGTGCTGACCGCACTGTTCTGCGCCCGTTCTATCGAACGTATCGGTGACCGTTGCCAGAACATTTGCGAATTCATTTTCTACTTTGTGAAAGGTCAGGATTTCCGTCATGTGGGCGGCGATGCGCTGGATAAATTGCTGACAGACGGTAAAGATGTGCCGAAAGAATAA
- the pstB gene encoding phosphate ABC transporter ATP-binding protein PstB: MTDASNSKIQVRDLNFYYGKFHALKNISLDIAKNEVTAFIGPSGCGKSTLLRTFNKMYQLYPEQHAEGEILLDGENILVDKQDIALLRAKVGMVFQKPTPFPMSIYDNIAFGVRLFEKLSRTDMDERVQWALTKAALWNESKDKLHQSGYSLSGGQQQRLCIARGIAIRPDVLLLDEPCSALDPISTGRIEELITELKSDYTVVIVTHNMQQAARCSDRTAFMYLGELIEYSDTDSLFTSPARKQTEDYITGRYG; the protein is encoded by the coding sequence ATGACTGACGCATCCAACAGCAAAATTCAGGTTCGCGATCTGAACTTTTATTACGGCAAATTCCACGCGCTGAAAAATATTTCCCTGGATATTGCTAAGAACGAAGTCACGGCATTCATCGGCCCGTCAGGCTGTGGTAAATCCACGCTGCTGCGTACGTTTAACAAAATGTACCAGCTGTATCCGGAACAGCACGCTGAGGGTGAAATCCTGCTTGATGGCGAAAACATTCTGGTTGATAAGCAGGACATCGCGCTGCTGCGCGCCAAAGTCGGCATGGTCTTCCAGAAACCGACGCCATTCCCGATGTCGATTTACGACAACATCGCGTTTGGTGTCCGTCTGTTTGAAAAGCTGTCCCGCACGGATATGGACGAGCGTGTGCAATGGGCGCTGACCAAAGCTGCATTGTGGAATGAATCTAAAGACAAGTTGCACCAGAGTGGTTACAGCCTGTCCGGCGGCCAGCAACAGCGTTTGTGTATTGCACGTGGTATTGCGATCCGTCCTGACGTTCTGCTGCTCGATGAACCTTGCTCGGCGCTCGATCCGATTTCTACCGGCCGTATCGAAGAGCTGATCACCGAGTTAAAATCTGATTACACCGTGGTGATCGTGACCCACAACATGCAGCAGGCTGCGCGTTGTTCAGATCGCACTGCGTTTATGTATCTGGGCGAACTGATCGAATACAGCGACACTGACTCGCTGTTCACTTCACCAGCGCGCAAACAGACTGAAGATTACATTACTGGCCGCTACGGTTGA
- a CDS encoding short chain dehydrogenase: MKILVIGGTGTLGKAVIQELSADHEIVTAGKTRGDFQVDITDENSVKALFQSTGKVDAIIATTGSLHFGPLVEMTAAQFNIGLQNKLLGQVRLALIGQSFLNDGGSITLTSGIIADEPIRQGANATTVNAAVEGFVRGAAIELSRGIRINVVSPTVVEESLKAYGPFFPGFEAAPAARVAKAYRRSVEGAQTGRIYKVW; encoded by the coding sequence ATGAAAATTTTAGTGATTGGCGGGACAGGTACATTGGGTAAAGCCGTGATTCAGGAGCTTAGCGCAGACCATGAAATTGTCACCGCAGGCAAAACCCGCGGCGATTTTCAGGTCGATATTACCGATGAAAACAGCGTAAAAGCGCTTTTCCAGAGTACGGGAAAAGTTGATGCGATTATTGCTACTACCGGCAGCCTGCACTTTGGCCCGCTGGTGGAGATGACCGCAGCACAGTTCAATATTGGTTTGCAGAATAAACTGCTTGGCCAGGTGCGCCTTGCGCTGATCGGTCAGTCATTCCTTAACGATGGCGGTTCCATCACGCTGACCAGCGGGATCATTGCTGATGAACCTATCCGTCAGGGGGCGAACGCCACCACGGTAAATGCCGCCGTCGAAGGCTTTGTCCGGGGCGCGGCGATTGAACTGTCACGGGGTATTCGCATCAATGTGGTCAGCCCGACCGTAGTAGAAGAGTCGCTGAAAGCTTATGGCCCGTTCTTCCCGGGCTTTGAGGCTGCACCGGCAGCGCGCGTGGCGAAAGCGTATCGTCGCAGCGTGGAAGGGGCGCAGACCGGACGCATTTATAAAGTCTGGTAA
- a CDS encoding NCS2 family permease, with product MSTPQSNATAGKGLAERLFKLTQHGTTVRTETIAGLTTFLTMVYIVFVNPQILGVAGMDKQAVFVTTCLIAAFGSILMGVIANLPVALAPAMGLNAFFAFVVVGAMGVSWQIGMGAIFWGAVGLLLLTIFRIRYWMIANIPVSLRVGITAGIGLFIGMMGLKNAGIIVPNPDTIVTIGNLTSHNVLLGVLGFFIIAVLASRNFHASVLVSIIVTTVIGLMIGDVHYTGFWSMPPSITTVVGQVDLKGALNIGLAGVIFSFMLVNLFDSSGTLIGVTDKAGLADAQGKFPQMKQALYVDSVSSVAGAFIGTSSVGAYIESTSGVSVGGRTGLTAVVTGLLFLLVIFISPLAGMVPEYAAAGALIYVGVLMTSSLARVSWDDLTEAVPAFVTAVMMPFSFSITEGIALGFISYVVMKLGTGRWKEISPCVVVVALLFVLKIAFVDGH from the coding sequence ATGAGCACACCACAGAGCAATGCGACTGCGGGTAAAGGTCTGGCTGAACGTCTGTTTAAACTGACGCAGCACGGCACCACCGTACGCACCGAAACTATCGCCGGTTTAACTACCTTCCTGACCATGGTCTATATCGTTTTCGTGAACCCGCAGATCCTGGGTGTTGCGGGGATGGATAAACAGGCCGTGTTCGTGACTACCTGTCTGATTGCCGCGTTCGGCAGCATCCTGATGGGCGTGATCGCCAACCTGCCGGTCGCTCTGGCACCGGCGATGGGTCTGAATGCGTTCTTTGCGTTTGTGGTCGTGGGCGCGATGGGGGTTTCATGGCAGATCGGGATGGGCGCGATATTCTGGGGTGCTGTGGGTTTGCTGCTGCTGACTATTTTCCGCATCCGTTACTGGATGATTGCCAATATTCCGGTCAGTTTACGTGTGGGCATTACCGCCGGTATCGGGCTGTTTATCGGCATGATGGGGCTGAAAAACGCCGGCATTATTGTCCCGAACCCTGACACCATCGTGACCATCGGTAATCTGACCTCGCACAACGTGCTGCTCGGTGTGCTGGGGTTCTTCATTATTGCCGTGCTGGCGTCGCGCAATTTCCACGCCTCGGTGCTGGTGTCGATTATTGTCACGACAGTCATTGGCCTGATGATTGGTGATGTGCATTACACCGGTTTCTGGTCGATGCCGCCGAGCATCACCACGGTTGTCGGTCAGGTGGATTTGAAAGGCGCGCTGAATATCGGTCTGGCGGGCGTCATTTTCTCCTTCATGCTGGTGAACCTGTTTGACTCCTCCGGCACGCTGATTGGTGTGACCGACAAAGCCGGTCTGGCTGATGCGCAGGGCAAGTTCCCGCAGATGAAACAGGCGCTGTACGTTGACAGCGTGTCTTCCGTGGCGGGGGCATTTATCGGTACGTCTTCTGTGGGCGCTTATATTGAAAGCACCTCCGGCGTATCTGTCGGCGGCCGTACCGGTCTGACGGCGGTGGTGACCGGTTTACTGTTCCTGCTGGTGATCTTCATTTCCCCACTGGCGGGGATGGTGCCGGAATACGCGGCGGCCGGTGCGCTGATTTATGTCGGCGTGCTGATGACGTCCAGCCTCGCGCGCGTTTCATGGGATGACCTGACCGAAGCGGTTCCGGCGTTCGTGACCGCGGTAATGATGCCGTTCAGCTTCTCGATCACCGAAGGTATCGCGCTGGGCTTCATCTCTTACGTGGTGATGAAACTGGGCACCGGCCGCTGGAAAGAAATCAGCCCGTGTGTGGTGGTCGTAGCCCTGCTGTTTGTGCTGAAAATCGCGTTTGTCGACGGGCATTAA
- the mnmE gene encoding tRNA uridine-5-carboxymethylaminomethyl(34) synthesis GTPase MnmE, with protein sequence MSTSDTIIAQATPPGRGGVGILRISGRAARDVAQAVLGKLPKPRYADYLPFQDADGSALDQGIALWFPGPNSFTGEDVLELQGHGGPVILDLLLKRIIALENVRIARPGEFSERAFLNDKLDLAQAEAIADLIDASSEQAARSAVNSLQGAFSNRIHHLVEALTHLRIFVEAAIDFPDEEIDFLSDGKIEAKLNTVMGDLDAVRAEARQGSLLREGMKVVIAGRPNAGKSSLLNALAGREAAIVTDIAGTTRDVLREHIHLDGMPLHIIDTAGLREASDEVERIGIERAWNEIEQADLVLFMVDGTTTEATEPADIWPEFMARLPASLPIVVVRNKADITGEALGQTEVNGHSLIRLSARTGDGVDLLRDHLKQVMGFNHNMEGGFLARRRHLQALEQAAQHLVQGKDQLLGAWAGELLAEELRLAQQSLSEITGEFTSDDLLGRIFSSFCIGK encoded by the coding sequence ATGAGCACCTCAGATACCATTATTGCCCAAGCAACCCCACCCGGCCGCGGTGGTGTGGGCATTTTGCGCATTTCCGGCCGTGCGGCGCGTGATGTGGCACAGGCTGTCTTAGGTAAACTGCCCAAGCCGCGTTATGCCGATTATCTGCCGTTTCAGGATGCTGATGGCAGCGCGCTGGATCAGGGCATCGCGTTGTGGTTCCCCGGCCCGAATTCCTTTACCGGCGAAGACGTGCTTGAGCTGCAAGGCCACGGCGGGCCGGTGATCCTGGATTTGCTGCTTAAACGCATTATCGCGCTGGAAAACGTGCGAATTGCGCGTCCGGGCGAATTCTCTGAACGGGCTTTCCTCAACGATAAACTCGACCTGGCGCAGGCTGAAGCGATTGCTGATCTTATCGACGCCAGCTCCGAGCAGGCCGCACGTTCAGCGGTTAACTCCTTACAGGGCGCTTTCTCGAACCGTATTCATCATCTGGTGGAAGCACTCACTCACCTGCGGATCTTTGTCGAAGCGGCTATCGACTTCCCCGATGAGGAAATCGACTTCCTGTCCGACGGTAAAATCGAAGCCAAACTCAATACGGTGATGGGTGATCTCGATGCCGTGCGGGCCGAAGCACGTCAGGGTAGCCTGCTGCGTGAAGGGATGAAAGTGGTGATTGCCGGGCGTCCGAACGCCGGTAAATCCAGCCTGCTGAACGCGCTGGCCGGTCGTGAAGCGGCGATCGTGACCGATATCGCGGGCACCACGCGAGACGTTTTACGCGAACATATCCACCTTGATGGCATGCCGTTGCACATCATTGACACCGCCGGGTTACGTGAAGCCAGCGATGAAGTTGAGCGCATTGGTATCGAACGTGCATGGAATGAGATTGAACAGGCGGACTTAGTGCTGTTTATGGTCGACGGTACAACAACGGAAGCAACCGAGCCTGCGGACATCTGGCCCGAATTTATGGCCCGCCTGCCCGCGAGTTTACCTATTGTCGTTGTACGCAACAAAGCGGATATCACCGGGGAAGCGCTGGGACAAACGGAAGTGAATGGTCACTCACTTATTCGCCTTTCTGCCCGCACCGGCGATGGCGTTGATCTGCTGCGCGATCATCTGAAACAGGTGATGGGCTTCAATCACAATATGGAAGGCGGATTCCTTGCCCGTCGCCGTCACCTGCAGGCGCTGGAACAGGCCGCACAGCATCTGGTTCAGGGTAAAGATCAACTGCTTGGCGCATGGGCGGGTGAACTGCTGGCGGAAGAATTGCGTCTGGCCCAGCAATCGCTGAGCGAAATCACCGGTGAATTTACCTCGGATGATTTACTGGGGCGTATCTTCTCGAGTTTCTGTATCGGTAAATAA